In Pseudobythopirellula maris, the genomic stretch CTCGTGGACGATGTACTGCGCGAGCTCCGGCTCGCAGCGGAGGTGACGCTCTGGGTAGGTGTGCAGCACCTCCGGGTCGAGGCCGCCGGTGACGTACCGCAGGTACATCGCGCTGTCGGTCATCGCGCCGACATCCTCGCCGCACACGTCGCAGAGATAGCCTTCGTCGCAGCGGGCCATTATAGCGGTTAGCTTTAAGCAATTAGTCGTTAGCTAATAGCCGACGAGCTACGCTCGTCGCAGGAGCCACAAGCTACTTGAGACCTAGCACGTCTTGCATGTCGTACAGTCCGGGCGGCTTGCCCTTAATCCACTTGGCGGCCGTGTAGGCGCCTTGGGCGTAGCAGTCGCGGTTGGTGGCCGCCACGCGGAGCTCGATCGTTTCACCGAGCATGCCGAAGACGATCGTGTGCTCGCCCGGGTTGTCGCCGGTGCGGATGGCGTGGTAGCCGATCTCGTCCGCCGGGCGGGCGCCGACTCGGCCCTCGCGGCCGTGGGCCGCCTTGGGCTTGTCCATCGCGTCGGCCAAGATCTTGCCGAAGGCCAGGGCCGTGCCGCTGGGCGAGTCTTCCTTGAAGCGGTGGTGCCGCTCGAGGATCTCAACGTCGACGCCGCTCGGCAAATCCTTGAGCGTGCGGCCGGCGATCTCGGCGAGCTTCATCGTCAGGTTGACCGCGGTGCTCATGCTGGCGGCCTTGACGATCGGGATCGACGCGGCGGCGGCCTCGATGCGTTGCAGCTGCTCCGCCTCGATGCCCGTGGTGGCGTAGACCAACGGAAAGCGCCGCCGCACGCATTCTTCGACCAGGGAGTCGGTGGCGTCGGGCACGGAAAAGTCGATTACCGCGTCGCACGCCTCGGGCCAGTCGGCCGAGATCGGCACGCCGATTGTCCCGGCGCCAGCCAGCTCTCCGGCGTCGCATCCCGCGTTCGGGGCGCCGGCGTTGTCGAGCGCGGCGACCAGTTCGACGGCCTCGTCGGCGGCGCCGAGCGCCACGAGCCGCTGCCCCATCCGCCCCGCGGCTCCGTGAATGGCCACCCGGATCGTCATGTCACTTCCTGATTCAAAGAACTAGCCACAGATACGCGAAAATGGTCGCGAATGACTTTCTTAACACAAGCCACCAATAGCTAGGAAGCCGCATCCGCGTCTATCTGCGCTTGTCTGTGGCTGAAATGTTAGCTGTTGAGTTGAATGGCGCGGACGATCGCGTCGAGGTCGTTCTCGACCTGCACCGCGCGGTTGGCGTAGGCCGCCGTGTTGACGCCGCGGCTGCCCAAGACGCGGTTGAACTCCGCCTGGTCGCTGGTGTGGTAGGCCACCGTGGCGGTGGGGTCCTTGAGCTGGTGGCCGGTGAGGATGCAGACAACCCGCTCGCCCGGCTCGATGACGCCCTCCTCTCGGAGCATCTTGGCGCCGGCCACGCTTGCCGCGCTGGCCGGCTCGCAGCCCAGGCCGCTCGCCCCGACTTGGCTCTTGGCGTCGAGGATCTGCTGGTCGGTCGCCTCACGCACCACGCCGTGGCACTGCTCCAGAGCACGCAAACACTTATCGAGGTTCACCGGGCGGTTGATCTCGATCGCGCTGGCGATCGTGTCGGCCCGCTGGCCGGCGGCGTCGAGTTCGGCGTGGTAGCTGTCGACGATCTTGCGGTCCGGATTGCCGCCGTTCCACCTGAGGCCGCGGTTCTCGTGCAGCTCGAACAGCGTGTCGGCGCCGGCGGCGTTGATGATCGCCAGCCGCGGCACGCGGTCGATGAGGCCCAACTCCTTGAGCTCACTGAACGCCTTGCCGAACGAGCTGCTGTTGCCCAGATTGCCGCCCGGCACCACGATCCAGTCGGGAACTTCCCAGTCGAGGCTCTCGAGCACGCGGAGCATGATCGTCTTCTGCCCCTCGAGCCGGAACGGGTTGACGCTGTTCACGAGGTAGATGCCGAGCTTCTGCGAGATCTCGCGCACCCGCTGCATGGCGTCGTCGAAGTCGCCGGCGATCTGCATCGTCAGCGCCCCGTAGTCGAGCGCCTGCGAGAGCTTGCCGTAGCTGATCTTGCCCGAGCCGATGAAGATGACCGCCTGCATGAGCTTGCTCATGCAGCAGTAAAGAGCGAGCGACGCGCTGGTGTTGCCGGTCGACGCGCACGCCGCACGCTTGGCGCCAATCATGTGGGCGTGGCTGAAGGCAGCCGTCATGCCGTTGTCTTTGAAGCTGCCCGAGGGGTTCATCCCCTCGTACTGCAGGAAGAGTTTGTCTTGTTCGAGGCCGATGTACTTGGCGACGCCGACCGAAGGGTGCAGCGGGGTCTGGCCCTCGCCGATCGTGACGATCTTCTCCGCCGGGGCGAACGGCAGCAGCTCGCGGAACCGCCACACGCCGCTGCGGCAGAGCGGCTCGTTGCGGCGTGACCATTTCGACTCGAACCACTTGAGCGAGTCAGGCGGCGCAAGCCGGTCCCAGTCGTAGGCGATATCGAGCAGCGCCCCGCATTTGTCGCAGCTCGTGCGGACCTCGCCGACGTCGTACGTCGCGCCACAGCCGGGCATGATGCACTGCTGAAAAGCCAAGCCGGTCTTGGTCATAACGGCGTCCACTGTGGTGGTCCTCGCCAACGGGGGCACGGGTGTTAACTTGGGTATGATGCGACATCGACGGCCGGCAGGAAAGCGTGCCTGCTGGCGTGATCGGGGGGTTTGTCTGAATCTCGCTCGATCGTCCGCGGCGCCGGAGCCTCAGGGGCAAGATCCTGGCGCCCCTTCTCTATTGGGATCGGCCAGCCGACCGGCCGAACCGCTGCCGGGTTGTGAGTTTCGCCGCCGCGGGCCGTAAGGCTTTTTAGGCGAACAACTTACGGACCCATCCTACTCGCAGATTCGGGGCCCGGCAAACCCATCCACAGGCGTCCCAAGCCGTTTTGGCGCCAGCATATTGGCTCTGAGCAATAGGCCCGTATCCAAATAGTAGTTATGCTAACGATTCTACACCGCCCGCCTCGCTCCATCCGGACCGGGTCGCGGCGACAGAGTCCGCCACTGTGATCGCTACGACGACAGTTATTGTTACGGAGCCAACACGAAATGAAGAAGGCAGACATGCTGGCCTACAAGGAGCGACTCCTTGCCTTGCGGGCCCGATTGCGAGGCGATGTGAACGCACTCGCCAGCCACGCCCTGCGTCAATCCGATGACGACGGCGGCGATTCCTCCTCGATGCCCATCCACATGGCCGAACTCGGCAGTGAGAATTTCGAGCAGGAGTTCTCGCTCAGCCTGATGGAAACCGAGGAAACCACGCTCACGGCCATCGACACGGCCATCGAGCGGGTGGATCAGGGCACCTTCGGCAAATGCGTCGAGTGCGAGGGCGTTGTGCCTAAGACCCGGCTGAACGCGATCCCGTTCACTCCGGTGTGCGTGCGTTGCGCCGAGAAGCTCGAGGGCATCTGATATCGACACGGCGCTACCCCCAGGGACTGGGGGACCGTGGCGTCGCCTTGCGTTGAAGAGATCCCAGGGCTCATGGACGAATCCGCACCACCCACCAACCGCGAGACGTCGCCGGCGCCGCTCCCTCCTGTGGCTGCGAGTCGGTACGCCGTGTTTTTGATGGTCGCCGGATTGGCGTGCCTGCTCGATCTCGTCACGAAGTCGTGGGTTTTCTCCTGGGACGGCAAGCTCACAGGCCACGTTGACTGGCTCTGGCCAGGCTATGTCGGCATACAAACCAGCCTGAACGAAGGCGCCTTGTTCGGCATGGGCCAAGGCCAGGTCTTCTGGTTCGCGGCGCTCAGCTGCTTGGCGGTCGTCGCCATACCGCTCTGGCTGTTCGCGTGGCGGGCTGCCCACGACTGGACCGTCACGCTGTGCCTCGGCTTCGTGATGGGTGGCGTGCTCGGCAATCTGTACGACCGCCTCGGCATGCCCGGCGAACTCTGGCCCGGTTACCACCCGCACGCGGGCGAAACCGTGTACGCCGTCCGCGATTGGATCTTGCTGCAACTCAGCGACGCTTGGCGGTGGCCCAACTTCAACCTCGCCGACTCGTTCTTAGTGGTCGGCGCCTTGGTGCTCATGCTGCGTGCGTTTACCGAGCCCGCGCCGCGAGACGCCGCCTTGCGGGAAAGCGAAACCACCCAAGAAGGTCCCGCGCACTCAGGCCGCAGCTAACGCACACTCGACCAACCGTAGGTCGAGCGTTCTGCGCTTCAATCAAAGGCGTTTTTGAGGGAGAAGCGAGGGGCGGAGCGGCGCCTCCCTGAGACGTGGTCTCACCTCCGCTGCGCGGCGAACCGATTTCTTTCGGTGTGGATACCTTAAACCGGCTCGTCCGAGATTGACTTTCGCGCCGCGTGCTGTGTAGCTTGTAACGCAAGCTGAAAGCAGCTCTTTTCAAACTCTTTTCTTTGCTGGAATGGCGTCTGCGTTGGAGTGGCGTGCGGGGACATGGTCCATCGCCCGCCAGGCCGAACCGCCTGCGCCACCCACACTTTTCTTTTCTATCGCACGCGTCGTTTTGCCGATGGCGTGTTGCGGCAACCCTCTCTACGGGGGCGTTAATGAAGATATCTAGAACGGTCGCTTACGCCATCCAGGCTTTGATGCAGTTGGCCAATGCCGAACCGGGCTGCACCACTTCGTGCAACTCGCTCTCGAAGCGAGGCAAGATGCCCGAGCGGTTCCTGCTGCAGATCTTGCGCAACTTGGTGCGTCATGGCATGCTCAAGTCAGTGCGCGGCGTCGAGGGTGGATACGTGCTGATCAAATCTCCCGAACAAATCTCCCTGCTGTCGCTGTGCGAGGCGCTCGACCACGGCCTCGAGCCGGTGGTGCCCGAAGTCGAGGGACTCTCACCTCAAACCCGCGACGCACTGTTGGGCGTGGTCAGCAAAGCTTCGTCGGCGGCCAGCCACGAGTTGAGCGAGATCACGCTCCAAGACTTGCTGCGTCACGACCAAGAACACGCCAGCGCGAGCCCACCGGCGAGCACTGCGGCGCCGCCCCCCAGCGGTCCCCACATCGCGGGTTCGCCGCAACGCTCCGAGTTTGCCGCAGGCGGCTAGCGGGTTACTCCCCGTGGCGTTCCACGCGCAAGTCGAGAGCGGCGGCGTCATTGCATGACCGTTTCACGGCCGTTGGGGCCGAACGAGATCGGCTGCCCCGCGCGCTGCAGCGTCTTGGCGACCCGGTAGCCATGCTCCTTGAGGCTGCGCTCCACCTTGGCGAGCGATTCGAAGCTGTCGGGGTAAGCGATAATGGTCACCACCGTGGCGTCGCGATCGATCCCCTCGAGCCTTTGCATCAACGGGCTGCCGGGCTCGGTCGCTAGATCCGCCGGCGTGCGTTGCACCGAAGGCGTGGCGACCACTGTGCATCGCTCCATCCCGCCGATGGCCATCATCCCGCGTCCCGGCACGTTGATTGTCTGCCGCTTGAAACGGCAGGCGAGGTAGTGCCCCTCGACCGGTCCCAGCCGCCGCTCGGCGACCACTTCCATGCCCGAAGAGTTCATCAGCTCGGCGCGGACCGAGCCGATCGCTCGTTCGATCTGGTCGACGAACCCTGCGATCGGCAGGAAGGAAATCTGATTCCCTTCCAGCGAGATCATCACCTGGTCCTCGACAACGCCCTGGGCGATCGGCGTGGGGTAGCACTCGATCGTCTCGGTTTCTTGCTCCACGACGACCTGCGACACCCGCTTGCGCATCAATTCCTCCAGACGCAACTGGGCGTGGGCGATGCTCGTGCTCGTGTCGTGCGAGCGGCGATCGCTTTCCGACAAAGCCGCGCGTTCCTTCTCCAACTCGGAATCGAGCTCGGCGATGTAGGAAGCCATCTCGACCCGATCCGCCTCGAGCAACCGTGATTCGGCTTCGGTCCGCTTGGCGGCGAGCACCAGACGCTCAAACTCCCTGCGTTCACGCAGCGCCCTGTCCTTCGCTTTGCGCAGGTCGGCGGCGGTGACGCGTTCAACCTCCGTTTGCGCGACGGGAGCCGCTTCGAACTCGCGCGCAGCACGCAAGCCGACAACCATCACCAACAGGATCAGGATGCCGACAATGTTGGCGACGATATCCAGGAACGAGTCGCCGCCGGGCGAGTCGTCTTGTTGTTCTTTAGCGTACCGGGCCACGGGCGCCTCCTGCCGGTTCGTTGGTCGCTGTGTCGCGACGTACCGCGATGCCGCTCGCCTCGAGCACGGTCGCCAGTTCCTCCGCCCGAGTCGTGCTGTTGGGGCCCGCTGTCACCCGCAAGACAGGCCGCCAGTACAGTCCTTCGCCAGCGATGCCCCACGACTCGGCGTGCTGCCGGAGCGACTCGACCACTTCCTGGGCGTGCTCGGCGGTGGGGCCGGTCAGCTCGACCGTTCGCCCGGTGAGCATCGGATCGCCGCCGCGCAGATCGCGATCGGAATCAAGAATCGCCACCCGGTCGTTCCTGACAATCAGCCTGATGCCGCGCGTGATCGGCACACCCGACCCCTGCGGCTTGCTGGCGTTGCTCGCCTGGGACCTGCCCGCCGAGTCACCACGCTGCCGCTCCGCCGCCCCGGAGGGGGCCCGCGACGCCGTCGTGGAACTCGTGTTCGCGGCGACCTGGGAGGCGCTGCCGGCCTCGCTTCTTTGTGCGGTGTCCGGTCCCGAACTCCCTAAGCGAGCCTGGGAGCCTGAAGAGCTCGCAGCCGCGTTGCTTGAAACGCCCGAGGAGGCGCCCCCGTCGCCCGCCAGGCTCGCGTTGCTTGGACTTGTGCTGCTGGGACTCGTCTGCCTGCCGTCGCCTTGCTTGCCATGGCCCGCGGCGCCAGACGATCCGGGGCCGCCAACTGCGGCTTGGGCTGTGGGCGTGGGACCGCCGTACGGCTGGCCATAGGCCCCGCCATCGGCTTGCTGATTTGCGTTGCCGCCCGCCGAAGGCAACGCCTCGGAGCCGGAGGGGTTCGCCGTCGGTCCGGGGTAGCTCATCGGCGGGTAAGCCCCTCCGCCGGCTGCGTAGCCGCCGCTCCCAGCGCCGCCAGGGTCGTGGCTCGAGCCGGTCGATTGGGCGGAGCCCGCGTTGAAACTCGAGCTAGGCAACGCGCCGGCTGGGACGGTGATCCCTTCGAACGGGTTGCCCCCGAGAGAATCGCTCCGCCGGGCGGTGAGCCCGCCCCCTACGCTCATCGCCCTGCTGGGCTGATCACGCCGGAACAATTGCGGCGCGGCGCGGGCGAGCTGAGCCCTTTCGGCGCGAGCGATGTCGATCGCCCGGGCCATCTGATCGGCCATCACCGGGTCGGGCGCCGGGTATGCGACGTCCCAATCGGCCGCAACGGCTTGGAAGCCGAAATCGTACTCGATCGATGAGATCACCCTGTGCGCCACGCGATAATAATCGACGCCTTCGGGCCGCACGATCAGCAACGGATAAGGGACCCCGTCGTCGCCCCGCTTGTGGGTCAGGTGCTTGTTGGCCGCTCGCAACGCGGCGGCCAAGGGGCTGCTGACCTCGATTGGCTTGTAGAAGTCTTCTTCGACAAGCCGCACGCCCTCCGGCTGGATGTAGACGCCGTCCGCGCGACACTCGAGGTAAACAGGCCGCCGGTGGGTTCCCGCGATGCCCTCGTTCAACGCGGGCACCACGGCGTACGATTTTTTCGTCTGTTGGGCCGCCTCGCGCTCCAGCTCTTCAATCTCGCGTTCGGTCTCTTCGATCAGCTCTTTCAGGCGACGCAGCTCGTCCTCGGCCATCCGTTGGTCGTCAAAGTGCTCGCCCTTCAGTGCAAACAACTCTTGGGCCGCCAGCTCCAGGCGCTCAAGGTCATCCTGCATACGGCGGATATGATCTTCGGCCTGAGCCAGGGCGGCTTGCTCCCGCTCCAACTGCTCGGACGCCTGCTTGCGCAGCCGCTGGGCGTCTGCGTGGAAACGCTCGACCTCTTCCAACTGGCCGCGCAACTCGACCTGCTCCTCGGTGTCCACGGCTTCGGCGGCAAGACGCTGCGCCTCGGCGTGTTCCTCGGCGGCCGTCTCCTCCGCAACGTGCGACATCGCCACGAGCAGAATCACCAGCGCGCCCATCGTGCACAGAAGCACGGCGAGGAACGGGAACAGGGTGAAGGTCGCCGAATTGTCAGCGCGTCGGCGACTCATGCGGCGTGATGCGTGGCGGGGTTGTCGGTGCCGGGAAGCGACGCGCCGCGGCCCGTCCGAGCGCTGAGCAGCTGAATCGACGCCGACAGGCTCAACAGTGTCTCTTCGAGATCTTGCGAGCGACTCAGGGCCGAGAGGTTGCTGTTGAGCGCTTCCTCGAGCCGCCGCACCTCACGGGTCGACTCGACGACCTTCAGCAACACGTCGCCCTGCTTGATCAGCTGCTCCTGGTGGCCTACGGTCGCCTCGGCCGATGCGACGAGCGCCCGCTGCATCTCACTGAGCACCGTCTCGCTGCGGCCGACCAGCTTCTCCTGGCGGTCGGCGGCGACCACCATCGCCTCGCCGAGCGCGGCCTCGACCTCCGAGAGGTGGCGGCGGTTCTCGCGGGCCAACTCTTGCTCGGCGCCGGTGAGCTCGGCGCCGTGCTGCTGCAACGCCTCGACGAGCAACTCCGCCATCCGCTCGAGCCCGGTCCGCAGGCCTCCGATCATCTCATCGGCGCCGGTCGTGAGCCGGTCGGCGTGTCCTTCGGCCGACATCCGCAGCTGCTCCAGGCAGCCGGACGTCAGAGCCGAGAGCGAAGCGGCCTGCTCCTCGATCGCCGCCTGCACGGTAAGCGATTGCACGCCGAGGCTCTCGTTGAGCTTGGCCAGTTGCTGCTCGACCCCCATGTTCAGGCCACGGGCGTGATCGGCGAGGCTCTTCCGCAGGCCGGTCGAGATCGAGTCGGTCAGCGTGGCGCCGGTAGCCTCGACCACCACGGACCACTGTTGGTTGGTCTCGTCGATCGTCGACTTCCAGAGGTCGGCCTGGCGGGCGGCCATCACCTCGACGGCCCGCACCACCTGTTCGCTCATGCGGCGGATCGACGCTACGTTCGGATCGGTCGTGGCGCCGTACACCTGAAAACGCCCCACCAGCTCAGCCGAGACACGGCTGTCGATCTCGTTCAGCAGCTCCTCTTCGTGCCGCTCGACGGCGAACTTGCCGAACATCAGCGGCATTGACAACGCCAGCGCGAGCGCCGTGGTGTCGAAGGCCGTGCCCAGACCGGCGGTCACCGTGGTGAGTGAGTCCTTGAGATACTCGGGGTTGAGTTCGGCGATGGCGATCGTGATGCCGATCACCGTGCCGAGGAAGCCTAGGATCGGCACCGCCCAGATGACAAGTCGCACCAAGGCGTAGCCGGACGACATGGCGCCCAAGTCGATCTCTTCGAGGTGACGCAGCTTGTCGTCGAGGTCCTCCGCGCCGTTCTTGCGGCGGACATGCTCCAGGGCGCCGCTCAGCCGCCGCACGAGCAGCGACTCGCGTGGCCCATCGGGCAACGCGCCGAGCGTGTCGAGCATGCGCGCCGCCTCTTCGGGCGGCTGGCCGCCGGCAGGCGGGGCGTCGAACAGCGGCTTGCCCAGCCAGTGACGCTGGGTCTGGATGTACAGCAAGCGCATCACCAGCGACGCGGCGCCGATGAAGAACATGGTCGTTGTGAGCCGCGACACCCAGTGCGAGTTGAAGTACCGCTCCACGAACGAGGTCGATCCCACCCCGCTGCTCAGCAGGGCGTAGAACACCAGGCCGCAAAGCCCGCCCCAAACGAATGGTTGGCTCAGGATCCAATTGGCGATTCGAGTGATCCCCGACACGGCGAGCGTCCTTTCTCTACGATGCGAGCGATGCTGTCGCGGCTTGGACCGCGAGGCGCATGGCGAGCGGCAATCTCCGCTCAGATCTCGTGATCGGCAGAATCGGCAAAGTCGAATCAATCAAATCGGGCCGAAGGACCCAAGTCGGTTGCTAGCACCGCCTCTTCGGGGTGTGTCGCTATCGAAATGTCCCGTGTCATTCAGTCGCTTCGCCGGAACCGCGGCAGCGGCATCTCGCCTATCTAGCCAATGCGGAATCCCAAGAGTGCGGTTACACGCCACGAGGAGAGGGGGTCCTGCGGCTACGGTATTGCCGAAAGTCCCTATCCTCGCAATTGAGGCTGCAACGGTACGCCTCGGCAGGCGACAGCCACGGCGAAAAGTGTGTGTGATTCGCTTGCTTTGCTTATAATGAGGCGTCGACCGAAGGTTCTCGGAACAGGTTTTCTCGCCCCCAGATTCGTGAATACGAGTTGGGCAAAAAGGGCGGCCCGGGCAATAATTCTGGTGCTCAACGTCGATCTACCTACGGAACAATGTCCGCTAAGGGGCCCGCTACGGGAGGCCCCCGCCGCTAGCGGGTGACCACTCATCGCCACAATCGCCCCGGTCCGGGGCGTAGCTAGACAGCACCTTTGAAGCGCGATCTCATGCACCACGAGCCGTCGATCTTACGATTTGCCCGCTTCCTTGCCACAGCGATGCTAGCCGTGGCGGCGTGCTTTCAGGCCGCCACCGCGCGGGCGGTGATTGTCGACGAACTCGTGGGGCCGGGCGACTACTCGCCGATCAACACCACCGCGCCGGCCGACGACCCGGGCTGGTACAACGTTCCCGACGACCGCTCGGCCGTCTATCTCGGCAACCAGTGGGTGCTCACCGCCACCCACACGGGGCAGGGCGCCAGCGGGTCCGTGACGCTCAACGGGAGCAGCTACGAGGTCATCCCCGAGACACTGACCCTGCTGTCGAACCCGTCTTCTTACAGCGGCACTTCGCTATCGGCCGATTCCGACATCGCGATGTATCGCATCAAGACCAACAGCGTGACGGGGCTCGCGCCCGAAGACAATGACCCGACCCTGATCAAGGAAATCACGATCGCCTCGGAAGCGCCCGCGGTCAACGATGAGTTTCTTACCATCGGATACGGCAGGACCCGCGTCACGAACCCTTCGGATCCCAACGGGATCTACCACTGGGATGCCTCGTGGGCCGAAACGAGCGAGGCTGCCGCCACCTACCACGGCTACCGCATCAACGTGAACAACCAGAGTCCCACCCTGCACACGAAGACTTGGGGCGTGAACCAAGTGGATCGTGACTCAGAGCGTGAGAGCGGCACAGACTCGGACAACAATGTGGTGATCAGCGTCGGTCTCGCCGGCCGCCACGCCATCACCATCATCTCAGAGTTCGATTCGGCTTCTTACGGGGGCAGCTCGTTTCAGGTCTCGCAGTACGAAGCGATGCTGGCCTCGAACGACTCGGGCGGGCCGGTCTTCCTCAAGATCGACGATGGCGGCGGCCAGAGCCACTGGGAGCTCATCGGCGTCAACCACGCCGTGTTCCCTTATTCTCAGCAAGGCCAGCCCGGCAACCGCGTTGCCTTCGGCAACCACTTCGCCTTTACCGATCTCTCGGTGAGTCACTACCGGAATCAAATCACCGACATGCTGGCGGACGACGTTTACTCGGTCATCGGCGACGCCAACCTCGATGGCTCGGTCACCGGCGAGATCGTGGGCGGCGTCGCCACCGGCGACCTTGCTGCGATCGTCGACAACTGGGGCCATGTCGAAGCCGAGGCGAACATTTACTCCTGGCAGCGCGGCGACATGAATCAGGACGGCCGCACCGACATTGCCGACTTCGGCGTGCTGCGTAGCGAGCTTGGCGGATCGATCTCGATGTCCTCCTTCGCCGCTCTCGTGGGCGACTTCTCGATCGTTCCGGAGCCGGCCACCGGCGCGTTGGCCCTGCTGACGCTCTCGGTTTTGGCGGGCCGCCGTCGCCGCGGCTGAGCCGCCGCGCTTGCGGCATCTTGTCGCGACTCTCATATTGGAGGCTCCCAGCCGATCCTCCTCCGTTGGGCAAGACGCCCCTCCCCCAGAGAGCCGCATGACACGCCACACCAAGCGACGCGACAAGCTGCGTAAGACCCTCCGCAAGGAGAAGGTCGACGCCCTGCTGGTCACCAACTTCACGAACGTCACGTACCTGACCGGCTTCTTCGGCGACGACAGCTACCTGCTCGTCACGCCCGACGACGAGCTGCTGGTGAGCGACGCCCGCTTCACGACCCAGATCGAGGAGGAGTGCCCCGGGCTCGCAACGTTCATCCGCCAACCAGGCGAGCGGATGACCGACAGTGTGGCCGACGCCGTTGGCGAGCGCAAAATCGAGCGGCTTGGGGTCGAGGCCGACTCGATGACCCTGGGGCTCCGCAACGCGCTGGCCGACAAGCTCACTGGTGTCGACCTCGCCCCCACCAGCGGGTTGGTCGAGGGGCTGCGGCTTATCAAAGATCGCGACGAGATCGACAGCACCCGCGCCGCCTGCATGCAGGCCAAAAGGGCGTTCGAGGTCGTGCGGGCTGGCTGGGACCCGGCGATGACGGAGCTCGATGTCGCCCACGAGTTGGAACGCCAGGCCCGTCGGTTCGGCGCTACGAAGCTCAGCTTCCCGCCGATCATCGCCGTGGGCGAACGGGCCGCGTTGCCGCACGCCATCCCCACCGACAAGAAGATCGGCGACGCCCCGTTCACGCTGATCGATTGGGGCGCCGACGCCGGCCCTTACATCAGCGACCTCACGCGCATGGTCTGCATGGGCAAGCCGTCGGTCAAGTTCACCAAGATCTACAACTTGGTGCTCAAGGCCCAGGTGGCGGCGATCGAGGCGATCCGCCCCGGCGCCATCTGCGAGGACGTCGACGCCGTGGCGCGCAAGATCATCACCCGTGGCGGCTTCGGCAAGGAGTTCGGCCACGGCTTGGGCCACGGCACCGGCCTCGAGGTCCACGAGGCGCCGCGGTTCTCCCGCGGGCAGAAGACCGAGTTGCGGCCCGGCATGATCGTCACGGTCGAGCCGGGCATTTACTTGCCGGGCTGGGGCGGAGTCAGGATCGAGGACGATATCCTGGTCACCAAGACCGGATTCGAAGTCCTCACCGACGTGCCCAAACGGCTTGAGGAGTGCGTGGTTTAGGCCCGGCAGGGCAGGGGAGGGGAGGGGAGTCAGCCGGGGCCACGGGCTCCGCCCCCGGCCCGTGGTCCCTCGACCAACTCCTTCGCTCCTAGTCTCGCGTCCCGCTCATCTCGCGCCACGCCCCCTAAGGGGCGTGGCGCCTTCGCTCGCGTCAGCCGATCGAGAAACGCCTCACTCGGCGTCCTGCTCGATCACGACCGTGTCGAACAGCTTGTCATCGAGGTCGAAGCTGCGGATCTCGAGCGTCGGTCCGTTGACGTGGGCCATCACGTAGTGGTGGCTGCGATGAACCCGGTTCTGGAAGAACGGCCGGCTCGGTCCGGGCGTCTCGAGATTGCCGCCGCCGCCGCCAACGATCATGTAGACCGGGCCGTCTTTAGCCACGGCGCGGTTGCCCTTGACCGGCCAAGTCCGCTCGTACGAGTGGATATGGCCGTTCCACACCACGTCGACGCCGTGCTTGTCGTACAGGGCCGAGAGCTGCCGTGCCCGCAGGTCGCCACGCTCGCTCTTGTTCTGCTTCCAGAGGTCGCCGTAATCGTTCTCGTCCGACGAGTAGGGCGGGTGGTGGTGGCAAACAAACTTCCACTGCGAGGTCGACTCGGCAAGCCGCGCGTCGAGCCACTCGTACTGCTCCGACCCGGGACCGACATTGCGGTTCGTGTCGATCATGAAGAAGTGGGCGTCGCCGTAATGGAACTCGTAGTAGTACTCCGGGTCGGGCAGCGACATGTACTCGTAGTAGTTGCTGGCGTTCTGCTCGTGGTTGCCGAGCACCGGGAACATCGGCACGCGCGAGATCAACTCGCTGGCGCCGGGAAAGAAGTGCT encodes the following:
- a CDS encoding RrF2 family transcriptional regulator — translated: MKISRTVAYAIQALMQLANAEPGCTTSCNSLSKRGKMPERFLLQILRNLVRHGMLKSVRGVEGGYVLIKSPEQISLLSLCEALDHGLEPVVPEVEGLSPQTRDALLGVVSKASSAASHELSEITLQDLLRHDQEHASASPPASTAAPPPSGPHIAGSPQRSEFAAGG
- the dapB gene encoding 4-hydroxy-tetrahydrodipicolinate reductase — its product is MTIRVAIHGAAGRMGQRLVALGAADEAVELVAALDNAGAPNAGCDAGELAGAGTIGVPISADWPEACDAVIDFSVPDATDSLVEECVRRRFPLVYATTGIEAEQLQRIEAAAASIPIVKAASMSTAVNLTMKLAEIAGRTLKDLPSGVDVEILERHHRFKEDSPSGTALAFGKILADAMDKPKAAHGREGRVGARPADEIGYHAIRTGDNPGEHTIVFGMLGETIELRVAATNRDCYAQGAYTAAKWIKGKPPGLYDMQDVLGLK
- the thrC gene encoding threonine synthase, with translation MTKTGLAFQQCIMPGCGATYDVGEVRTSCDKCGALLDIAYDWDRLAPPDSLKWFESKWSRRNEPLCRSGVWRFRELLPFAPAEKIVTIGEGQTPLHPSVGVAKYIGLEQDKLFLQYEGMNPSGSFKDNGMTAAFSHAHMIGAKRAACASTGNTSASLALYCCMSKLMQAVIFIGSGKISYGKLSQALDYGALTMQIAGDFDDAMQRVREISQKLGIYLVNSVNPFRLEGQKTIMLRVLESLDWEVPDWIVVPGGNLGNSSSFGKAFSELKELGLIDRVPRLAIINAAGADTLFELHENRGLRWNGGNPDRKIVDSYHAELDAAGQRADTIASAIEINRPVNLDKCLRALEQCHGVVREATDQQILDAKSQVGASGLGCEPASAASVAGAKMLREEGVIEPGERVVCILTGHQLKDPTATVAYHTSDQAEFNRVLGSRGVNTAAYANRAVQVENDLDAIVRAIQLNS
- a CDS encoding MotA/TolQ/ExbB proton channel family protein — its product is MSGITRIANWILSQPFVWGGLCGLVFYALLSSGVGSTSFVERYFNSHWVSRLTTTMFFIGAASLVMRLLYIQTQRHWLGKPLFDAPPAGGQPPEEAARMLDTLGALPDGPRESLLVRRLSGALEHVRRKNGAEDLDDKLRHLEEIDLGAMSSGYALVRLVIWAVPILGFLGTVIGITIAIAELNPEYLKDSLTTVTAGLGTAFDTTALALALSMPLMFGKFAVERHEEELLNEIDSRVSAELVGRFQVYGATTDPNVASIRRMSEQVVRAVEVMAARQADLWKSTIDETNQQWSVVVEATGATLTDSISTGLRKSLADHARGLNMGVEQQLAKLNESLGVQSLTVQAAIEEQAASLSALTSGCLEQLRMSAEGHADRLTTGADEMIGGLRTGLERMAELLVEALQQHGAELTGAEQELARENRRHLSEVEAALGEAMVVAADRQEKLVGRSETVLSEMQRALVASAEATVGHQEQLIKQGDVLLKVVESTREVRRLEEALNSNLSALSRSQDLEETLLSLSASIQLLSARTGRGASLPGTDNPATHHAA
- a CDS encoding signal peptidase II, translating into MDESAPPTNRETSPAPLPPVAASRYAVFLMVAGLACLLDLVTKSWVFSWDGKLTGHVDWLWPGYVGIQTSLNEGALFGMGQGQVFWFAALSCLAVVAIPLWLFAWRAAHDWTVTLCLGFVMGGVLGNLYDRLGMPGELWPGYHPHAGETVYAVRDWILLQLSDAWRWPNFNLADSFLVVGALVLMLRAFTEPAPRDAALRESETTQEGPAHSGRS
- a CDS encoding TraR/DksA family transcriptional regulator yields the protein MKKADMLAYKERLLALRARLRGDVNALASHALRQSDDDGGDSSSMPIHMAELGSENFEQEFSLSLMETEETTLTAIDTAIERVDQGTFGKCVECEGVVPKTRLNAIPFTPVCVRCAEKLEGI